Genomic segment of Eremothecium sinecaudum strain ATCC 58844 chromosome VIII, complete sequence:
CTAGAAATACACAAAACTGACGTCACATCTGAGATAGATAAAGAGAACAAAGAGACATGTGCGGTGCTTGAAACGGCAAATGATAATAGCCAAAAACTGGTTCACAGTATTAATACGTTGGTTAATTATGTTTCTGAGGGTTATAAAAGTAATGTCATGCAAATCTCACATACACAGGACGAGATCTTTGACAACAACATTATGTATATGAAAAAGATAGCTGATAAAATAGGAGCAGCCATTACAATGAGTCCATCCCTACAGGATATCCCACAAATCCATGATGGGCCGCAAAGAGTTATAAAAAGACTACCTAGTTTTGATATTTCTGAGAATCTTGCTGAAATAGAAAATGAAAATGCTCTAATATCTGAATTACCATATGGTGGGGCTGATATGCTTATTGGTGCTCCCAGCAGCTCTCGCGAAAGTATTATAAATTCATCGCGTGGCGCGCAATCGCTCAATGCGATCACACCTGTTCCACTATCAGTAAAGCCTTACACGAATTTGCAAGTGCCCAGGAATTTGAATTCGAACATTAAAACTTTACAAAATCTTGCTTTGGAGACAGTCAGCAACAGTGGCAGTCAGATGACGGAAGTGATTGATCTCAGTGACGATGCTACTTCCTGTAGCTGAGAATTTGCATTAAGAAATAAACCGCACATAGGAGAAGCATTCTGACGGGTAGTCCGTTATATATTTATCTCgtttaatattaaatatCTCAGAGAGCGTGCAAATTAACTAATGATTTGTGAAATAGATGGTACTTATATTAATTTAGAATGAATGTAGCTAAGCTATAATTAAATAATAATTATCAAACGACTGAAATTAAATTTATCTATTGTTACAAATAATTTCTTTCCTTATGTGAAATTCGACTACCTAAGTACAGATATCCTTTCTACGAATATTGATTATTGTGCATCTTATGCTCATATGATTATAAGACGCCTAAATATTACCTATGACCCTCTGCCTCCATTACATTATCCCGATATTTTAATTTAGTTAATGACGCAGTCATTTTTAGCCCTTTTTACCATCGACACCGGACGGTACTGAGTTGTGAGCGTATGGCTCAGCCCAGCGATTACCATATCCGTGATTACCATATCCATGATTAGCTTCTTGTGAATAACGTAGATAAATGTTGTCAAGTGGACGAGGTTTTGAGCCTCTTATTAAAGGGTCCAATCTCGATGTCGAACGCGAATGTTTAGAAACATGAGAATGTTCCTTCCTATTCTGTGAAGTTGTATAGTTCGAGTCGTATGCACTCATTGAACTGAATAAATGGGCTGCATTTGGTGGGGGGTGCATGGGAATAAGTTGATTCTTTGACTGATCCCGGCAATCCTTAGCCGCGTACATAGCATCTGTTGGTGTGGAAGATTTCCGCAAGTATGATGGAAATGTTGGATCGTCAAATTCAATATCCGGTGAGTTTCCTTCCGTAATAACGTTGAGAACGTCAATACTTCCAATGCTACTCATTGTATTAGGCCTATAACTGTCAACCTCATtagtttttttatttttgtaGTCCCTGATCTTGACGTCATCCCCACTGCTAGTAGTAGAATTGGAGTTAGAATTCgtattattattattattattattattattattatcatCTGAAGTAGCTTCTTCTGTTATATCATCAAGCTCTATTGTGGATTTATCGCCGTCATCGGATTTGCTGAAAGGGAACCCAAAGAAGATGCTGCTTCTTTTCTTGGATGCTTTCCGTGAAGCTATTTTTTTAATCGCTCTTGGATCATTATTTTCTGCAGCACATTCATACCATTTATACGCCATTGAGATATCTTCCTTACATCCCTTACCATTCTCATGGAAATAACCCACTGTATATTGTGCTTTTGCGTACCCTTTTTTAGCTGCTTTTAGAGCCCATTGGAATGCTTCGCGGTCATCTAGTTCTAATGCTGGTGGTGCGCCGACTAAATACCATGCGCAAAGCCCTAACATAGCTTCCGGGTCACCCTTCAGGGCTGATTGGGTATAATAGTGAACACTGAGAGAGGCATCCTGTGGAATAACTTCATTCCCTTGCTCATACATCTTTCCTAACTTTGTAGTAGAAGCTACATGACCAAGTGAAGCAGCCTGGACATATAGTTCAGTGGCATAACTCTCATCAGGAATGACAATATCCAAAAACCCATTCTCGTAAATTTGAGCTAGCTCGAAAGGTGCAGCACAAGTTAATTCATTCGCCCTAGCAGCTGCACGAGATAACCATTTTATACCATTCTGTTTCGTATTAACGTCCTGTGGTAAACCCATACGTCCATGAAATGAATATAAACCTAGTTTAAACATCGCAGCAGGGTGGTTTCTTGAAGCTGCAAATTTTAAGAATTCAATGCATTTACGAGAATCTCTGGTTGTACCCAAGCCTTTCTCGAAACACACAGCAGTTCTATATGCGGCTTCTATATGTCCATGCTTTGCTGACGACTGGAACAGTGGGAAAGCATCTTTATGATTCACTTTTCCAAAGGCACCCGATGAGTATGCATCAGCAAGCAAATACTGTGCATCTTTGTAACCTTTAACACTGAGTTTTGTCAAGTAAAGCTTGGCCTCCTTCAAGAATTGATTCTTCAAGTTCTCATTTTGTTGTGCCTTCTTAGAATTCTCCTTTTCATCTCCCGAACCCTCTCCTGGAGCGATATCCATAGTTAGAGCGGTTTGCAACATGTACTGGGCGTATTGAAACATAACGTCGGGATCCTTCGACTTCTTGACGTTCTTCCTGTACATATCTAAAGCTTTCAACCTAGGAAGCAAAACCGCGTTCTTATCCTCCCCCAAGCATTCACTTATAACCTTGTGAGAATAGTGAGCAACCGACTCATTTGTTTGAGTCAATTTTACACTGTCTTTGGTGTTAACCAAGTACAAGTGTGACAAGTCAACCGGCTTGGACTTTAGCTTCTTCGAATCGTTCGAGGGAACCATACTGGATCGCGCTGGGTATTGACCTCCCATATGAGCCGAGCTCCCTTGTGACTGTGGTATCGAGGAAGGATAGAGATTTGCCCTCGAAGAAGACGAGGACCGAGATATGCGCATGTCCTCAGCATATGGATTATGGTTCAACCGTTCCCGAAAGAAATAGTCCTGCTCATCATACACAGAAGAGTACCCCAGATTGGTATATGTAGAATCTACCCCATTATAATTACTTGGAACAAATTCCCTATAAGGGGCGATGCCCATGGTATTACCTTGCCCAATTGAACTCCCATAAATGCTTTCCGATGGATAAGGCGCTCCTCCATCATAAATGTTCGGATAAATTCTCATCCGGTCTACTGAATCCATATATGGATATTCAAGTACTGGATCTAATGTCGAATTGCTGGCCATGATTAGGTATTATCAATGAGGTAAACAAAAAGTGTTATGGAGCAGGAAAACTATATTAATTAACACCACTATAACCTTTAACACAGACGATATGTCCCTGAATCAAAAATCAACAAACCGACCAAGCTTATATTTTCCTTATTCTGGCTTGATTTAGCTATCCTCGGCGTAGAGGCAAAAACAAACAATGTATCCACGTTTGTTTTAAACAAAGGTAATTTTAAGGGTTTTTTGCCGTATATCAACTAATGTTTGAATATGTTAATATTaaacaataataataacCCTTGAAACAATTTGCAAATCGTTATCCTATTATGCTATATGTAAAGTTATACGCTTTTATTATTTGATGTTTCGTTTACGGATCACAAGTAGTTTCTTAAGAGAACGATGTACATAGTTTTTACTGTTACGAATTTCGGTACTTACACACAAAAAGAAATAGCAGCATTAAATTTACGAACATGCAACATACAAGTTAAGCTCTCTTTAAGACAATATTGCGATTGCTATTCATTTTTATTAGCTCTCAGCTCTTGCAATTTGCCTTTTTTTTGTATTTGCAAAAGATTGCTGTTAGGGCCTTTTGTTGTGTTCGAGGCTGAATTTTCGATAGTCGAGCGCATCATGACTAGATTAACTCGCAGAACGGCCTTTTGCTGAAATGCTTGCGTCGATTAATTTGGTGAAAATCACCGTTACAATGTAGGTATGATCGTTGAATTGGATCGAATTGGAAAGAATGGGGAATAGAGAATGGGGAATGGGGAATGGGGAATGCTTATGACAATTATATTGGGTATCGCTGATGAAGTGTATATAAAACAAGAGATGTGAACTTTTTGGAGGTCGATTGAGGACCTGAGGCGGGTATAGCAAAAAAAGATGCGAAAAACTTGATCCAAGTCAAAGTTCAGGAGCCTAGAGCGCGGCAACTTAAAAAAATTCATCGAGACCACTAGTTTTCATCTTCCTCTCGAGGGTCCCCAATTCCGTCTTCGTAGATAGCAAAGACACACTCAGCTTCCGGAAGGCAAGGGGAGTCTACCACCTTACAGATTCTCTCACAGCCTTTTCCCTTCTTGAAGCCTAACCTAGTCGTCGAAGAGTGCGCCATGATATTGCCACCGATAGGTTTCTTGGGATCGGGGTTGAACATTGCGGCGCCGTCGACCTGAGCAACAACCTGGTTTGTgacaacaacagcaacacCGAATTGGTCTGCAAGACGCTGGAGAGCACGCATAAACTTTGCGAGGTGCATCTGGCGCGCACTTAGCTCTCCACGGCCGGAGAAATCCGTCCTATAGAGCGCCATGATAGAGTCCACTACTAT
This window contains:
- the SKT5 gene encoding Skt5p (Syntenic homolog of Ashbya gossypii ACR227W; Syntenic homolog of Saccharomyces cerevisiae YBL061C (SKT5) and YER096W (SHC1)) — encoded protein: MASNSTLDPVLEYPYMDSVDRMRIYPNIYDGGAPYPSESIYGSSIGQGNTMGIAPYREFVPSNYNGVDSTYTNLGYSSVYDEQDYFFRERLNHNPYAEDMRISRSSSSSRANLYPSSIPQSQGSSAHMGGQYPARSSMVPSNDSKKLKSKPVDLSHLYLVNTKDSVKLTQTNESVAHYSHKVISECLGEDKNAVLLPRLKALDMYRKNVKKSKDPDVMFQYAQYMLQTALTMDIAPGEGSGDEKENSKKAQQNENLKNQFLKEAKLYLTKLSVKGYKDAQYLLADAYSSGAFGKVNHKDAFPLFQSSAKHGHIEAAYRTAVCFEKGLGTTRDSRKCIEFLKFAASRNHPAAMFKLGLYSFHGRMGLPQDVNTKQNGIKWLSRAAARANELTCAAPFELAQIYENGFLDIVIPDESYATELYVQAASLGHVASTTKLGKMYEQGNEVIPQDASLSVHYYTQSALKGDPEAMLGLCAWYLVGAPPALELDDREAFQWALKAAKKGYAKAQYTVGYFHENGKGCKEDISMAYKWYECAAENNDPRAIKKIASRKASKKRSSIFFGFPFSKSDDGDKSTIELDDITEEATSDDNNNNNNNNNNTNSNSNSTTSSGDDVKIRDYKNKKTNEVDSYRPNTMSSIGSIDVLNVITEGNSPDIEFDDPTFPSYLRKSSTPTDAMYAAKDCRDQSKNQLIPMHPPPNAAHLFSSMSAYDSNYTTSQNRKEHSHVSKHSRSTSRLDPLIRGSKPRPLDNIYLRYSQEANHGYGNHGYGNRWAEPYAHNSVPSGVDGKKG